A section of the Harmonia axyridis chromosome 2, icHarAxyr1.1, whole genome shotgun sequence genome encodes:
- the LOC123673328 gene encoding uncharacterized protein LOC123673328, whose translation MKHPVYRGSFGFRGETTTRTLVDHRSRIATWIVCGIRNALASHSNTQGGGELRAGSLRNRPEDQLDGGSGGVSGAYLRSGTVRQRPAQTSEGEDGLAVSLDRPTTSQQQQTHQDRRMRWTHVDNSTAIRAHFIAEIWNNMRPDRRTYAQHKANRVRWILDEEKLPRTELRMIERTCWPDRILREDNTEIPPVCDHHEEQETTEDNENVRGEDTDPQDQIRTIFNRNLIKFSGMDPKSRQKIPRLKTNKKLIEDVKALDNILSKLLKRDDTLIEVVELVYAGAITVAELQGTTSNNPERPSGDPPWKKRLERNINQHRSKLGIIQTNLSTQQPSRKVLRSVGMIARECKLRFTADDFRSKIKVTADNLKQEIKALGSRLRRYNERTKRYKNNRLYYVNQKEFFRNLEGKVNTAGPPSTREAMEGFWKGIWIEEVNHDEGADWLREIEDQSRVEMMREIQIDVADVEWVLKSTNNWAAPGVDNIHNFWWKHFRSVHSSLARLFQQLLEKPELVPGFMTAGLTYMLTKGAESKDPKNYRPVTCLPTIYKLLTGVLTRHINNHVRSHNILATEQNGCKSKAMGAKELLITDVIISKHARKKLRNISVAWVDYKKAFDSVPHTWLLKVLSMYGVCGSVINLLKHLMSEWRTSLILKTGATIIKTAGIAIRRGLFQGDSLSPLWFCLALNPLSTLINEQKYGYILDKNRKIKITHQLYIDDLKLYASNEEQLEKMLEIVATFSETIRMEMGLDKCARLKVKRGKISENDSNILNPNAIQNLGMDETYTYLGIQQALEIKNAEMKEAFSEKLFHRVNQVLKSKLNSKSLFLALNTWALPIMTYTFGVLTWSTTELQALDTKIRTILTKYGVHHPHSSVARLYLQRHLGGRGMLNLETSHNKSVIKLREYFMKQNLPFVRALRSVDVGCSPLRLSDSDFALPIRTQQNLQEEWKAKVLHGRYPNNLDNSNVNKKESLTYLKAGYLFPETEGRLLAIQDQVIPTRSYLKNIAGQQLTSDLCRKCKLGREHIQHVTSGCSILAPREYTDRHNQMAKVYHQAMALKLKLIKTKRKNHLFSPENVLENEEFKLYWDTTMVTDRPVANNRPDIVLLNKTEKTCEIIDITVPSDDNNSRAYTEKITKYFDLSFELKEMYKLKKISIIPLVMSVNGLVEEHLVDNTKMLELDIYVVSSAQKEAILGTTRIVRRFFHSS comes from the coding sequence atgaaacaccctgtatataggggGAGCTTCGGCTTTCGGGGAGAGACGACCACGCGTACCCTAGTCGACCACCGATCTAGGATAGCAACCTGGATCGTGTGTGGAATAAGAAATGCTCTCGCAAGTCATAGTAATACTCAGGGCGGCGGGGAGCTGCGGGCTGGCTCCCTTCGGAACCGTCCAGAGGATCAGCTCGACGGAGGATCAGGTGGGGTGAGCGGCGCCTACCTCCGTTCTGGTACCGTAAGGCAACGTCCTGCTCAAACAAGTGAAGGTGAAGATGGTTTGGCCGTATCTTTGGATCGTCCCACCACTAGCCAACAACAACAAACGCACCAGGACAGGCGTATGCGCTGGACACACGTCGACAACTCGACTGCAATACGCGCACACTTTATAGCTGAAATATGGAACAACATGAGACCGGATAGAAGAACATACGCCCAACACAAAGCAAACAGAGTGCGTTGGATATTAGACGAAGAAAAACTACCGAGGACAGAACTTAGGATGATAGAAAGAACGTGCTGGCCGGACAGAATTTTGAGAGAAGATAACACCGAGATCCCCCCAGTATGCGACCATCATGAAGAACAGGAAACCACAGAGGACAACGAAAATGTGCGGGGAGAAGACACTGACCCTCAGGATCAGATTAGAACAATTTTCAACAGAAACCTGATTAAGTTCAGTGGAATGGATCCAAAAAGCAGACAAAAAATACCACGActtaaaacaaataaaaagcTCATTGAAGACGTTAAAGCACTAGATAATATTTTGTCTAAACTTTTGAAGAGGGATGACACTTTAATAGAGGTGGTGGAATTGGTCTATGCCGGTGCTATTACTGTTGCTGAACTTCAGGGTACAACATCTAACAACCCAGAACGACCCAGTGGCGATCCACCATGGAAGAAGCGCCTAGAAAGAAATATTAATCAACACAGGAGTAAACTGGGTATTATACAAACTAACCTTTCCACGCAGCAGCCGTCCAGAAAAGTCTTGAGGTCCGTGGGGATGATAGCCAGAGAGTGTAAACTCAGATTCACGGCGGATGACTTCCGTAGTAAGATCAAGGTAACTGCAGATAACCTAAAACAAGAAATAAAGGCCTTAGGATCAAGATTGAGGCGCTATAATGAAAGAACTAAGAGGTACAAGAACAACCGTCTATATTACGTTAACCAAAAGGAATTTTTTCGCAATCTGGAGGGGAAAGTGAACACTGCAGGCCCACCATCCACACGGGAGGCAATGGAGGGCTTCTGGAAGGGGATATGGATCGAGGAGGTCAATCACGATGAGGGTGCTGATTGGCTGCGTGAGATTGAGGATCAGTCGAGGGTAGAGATGATGCGAGAAATTCAAATAGATGTGGCGGACGTAGAATGGGTTTTGAAGTCCACGAACAACTGGGCCGCACCGGGTGTTGACAACATCCACAATTTCTGGTGGAAACACTTCAGGTCTGTCCACTCTAGCCTTGCTCGCCTATTCCAACAACTTCTAGAGAAACCTGAGCTGGTCCCAGGCTTTATGACTGCTGGACTGACATATATGTTGACCAAAGGAGCCGAATCAAAAGATCCAAAAAACTACAGACCGGTTACATGCTTGCCGACCATTTACAAACTCCTCACAGGAGTACTCACCCGGCACATCAACAACCACGTGAGAAGCCACAACATCTTGGCAACTGAACAAAACGGATGCAAATCCAAAGCAATGGGTGCCAAAGAACTGTTGATAACGGATGTTATCATCTCGAAACACGCAAGAAAAAAGCTACGTAACATCTCGGTAGCGTGGGTGGACTATAAAAAAGCGTTTGACTCGGTACCCCACACTTGGCTGCTCAAGGTTCTGAGTATGTACGGAGTATGTGGCTCAGTAATAAATCTCCTAAAACACCTAATGAGCGAATGGCGAACCTCGCTGATTCTGAAAACTGGGGCTACTATAATTAAAACAGCTGGCATCGCAATCAGACGGGGTCTATTTCAAGGGGACTCACTTAGCCCCTTATGGTTTTGCCTAGCATTAAATCCTCTCAGCACGCTCATCAATGAACAGAAATATGGATACATCCTAGACAAAAACAGAAAGATCAAAATAACCCATCAACTATATATTGATGATCTCAAATTATATGCGTCCAATGAAGAACAACTTGAAAAAATGTTAGAGATCGTGGCAACATTTAGTGAGACCATAAGAATGGAGATGGGGCTAGACAAGTGCGCAAGGCTAAAGGTCAAAAGgggaaaaatatctgaaaatgattCCAACATCTTGAATCCAAATGCCATTCAGAACCTCGGCATGGATGAAACCTATACGTATCTAGGTATACAGCAAGCTCTAGAAATTAAAAACGCTGAAATGAAGGAAGCCTTTAGTGAGAAACTATTTCATCGGGTGAACCAAGTGCTCAAGTCCAAACTGAATTCGAAATCATTGTTTCTAGCCTTGAACACATGGGCATTGCCCATAATGACGTACACCTTCGGGGTACTTACATGGTCGACTACAGAACTGCAGGCTTTGGACACGAAGATCCGCACCATTTTGACGAAATACGGAGTACATCACCCTCACTCATCCGTGGCAAGACTCTATCTCCAAAGACATCTAGGGGGAAGAGGGATGCTTAACCTAGAAACATCACATAACAAATCCGTAATAAAACTAAGGGAATACTTCATGAAGCAGAACTTACCCTTTGTCAGAGCACTTCGTTCGGTAGATGTAGGATGCTCCCCATTACGGCTATCGGATTCCGACTTCGCGCTGCCGATTCGCACTCAGCAAAACCTGCAGGAGGAATGGAAAGCTAAGGTATTACATGGTAGATACCCTAATAATTTAGACAACAGCAATGTGAATAAAAAAGAATCCTTAACTTACCTTAAGGCGGGCTACCTGTTTCCTGAAACTGAGGGCAGGCTGCTTGCAATACAGGATCAGGTGATTCCTACCAGGTCTTACCTCAAAAACATAGCGGGGCAACAACTTACCTCTGATCTATGTAGAAAATGCAAGCTGGGACGTGAACACATCCAACATGTTACGTCTGGTTGCTCAATCCTCGCTCCGAGAGAATACACGGATAGACACAACCAAATGGCAAAAGTTTACCATCAGGCCATGGCACTGAAATTAAAACTAATCAAAactaagagaaaaaatcatctatTCTCACCTGAGAATGTCCTCGAGAACGAAGAATTTAAATTATATTGGGACACCACGATGGTGACGGACAGGCCAGTGGCAAATAATCGACCGGATATCGTCTTACTgaacaaaactgaaaaaaccTGTGAGATCATCGATATTACGGTTCCTTCAGACGACAATAATTCAAGGGCATACactgaaaaaattacaaaatacttCGATCTGTCGTTCGAACTAAAGGAAATGTATAAGCTCAAGAAAATATCTATTATCCCACTGGTGATGTCGGTCAACGGACTCGTAGAGGAACATCTTGTTGATAACACAAAGATGTTGGAACTTGACATCTATGTTGTTTCGAGTGCCCAGAAGGAAGCCATACTGGGCACTACACGTATCGTAAGGCGCTTCTTTCATAGCTCTTGA